In one Vulgatibacter incomptus genomic region, the following are encoded:
- the rpsL gene encoding 30S ribosomal protein S12, translating to MPTINQLIRRGRVAMKAKEKAPALEFSPQKRGVCTRVYTTTPKKPNSALRKVARVRLTNGIEVTSYIPGVGHNLQEHSVVLIRGGRVKDLPGVRYHIVRGSLDSVGVANRKQSRSKYGAKKPG from the coding sequence ATGCCGACGATCAACCAGCTGATCCGCAGGGGCCGCGTGGCCATGAAGGCCAAGGAGAAGGCTCCCGCCCTCGAGTTCTCTCCCCAGAAGCGTGGCGTTTGCACGCGCGTCTACACGACCACCCCCAAGAAGCCGAACTCGGCTCTTCGCAAGGTCGCCCGCGTCCGCCTCACCAACGGGATCGAGGTCACGAGCTACATCCCGGGCGTCGGCCATAACCTGCAGGAGCACTCGGTGGTGCTGATCCGCGGCGGCCGTGTCAAGGACCTCCCCGGTGTCCGCTATCACATCGTCCGTGGCAGCCTCGACTCGGTCGGCGTGGCGAACCGGAAGCAGAGCCGCTCGAAGTACGGCGCCAAGAAGCCGGGCTGA
- a CDS encoding HAD-IG family 5'-nucleotidase, whose amino-acid sequence MRSFVTESGPETPAHREIPRERRIYVNRNLRMDRIEAVGFDMDYTLAIYRMRRIEQLSFDMTIALLVRSFGYPEEILSIRYDPEFVVRGLVVDKERGNLLKMDRFNYVGRVYHGRKALPREERWRLYRDEKIRAASPRYAWIDTLFALPEASIYAEIIELLEPARRLDYGKLYDDIREAIDTVHRDGSLKSEIQKDLDGFVVRDPELGPALHKLRSSGKKLFLLTNSLWDYTSAVMTHLLDGVLPEYPSWRAYFEYVLVGGAKPRFFTESHPLLELDPGGGVIGKAEALEKGKAYQGGNLVDFEKMMGIGGEKILYVGDHIYGDIVRSKKSSLWRTCMVVEELEVELEHLMRHADELGTLAAEERRQASLEDDLNLERSRLNALDRRLIHGDLEGEPREALERTRAESKRSMEQLRRSIRETSETVSRLSGLIDEGFNRYWGLTFKEGPENSRFGEQIEDYACIYTSRVSNLLFSSPMQYFRAPRALMPHEVGLGTFSVYGTDDRRPGDRLGGDYGA is encoded by the coding sequence GTGAGATCCTTCGTCACCGAGTCCGGTCCCGAGACGCCGGCCCACCGGGAGATCCCGAGGGAACGGCGGATCTACGTGAACCGCAACCTCCGCATGGATCGGATCGAGGCGGTCGGCTTCGACATGGATTACACGCTGGCGATCTACCGGATGCGACGGATCGAGCAGCTCTCCTTCGACATGACGATCGCGCTCCTGGTGCGATCGTTCGGCTATCCCGAGGAGATCCTATCGATCCGCTACGACCCGGAGTTCGTGGTCCGGGGACTCGTGGTCGACAAGGAGCGCGGCAACCTCCTGAAGATGGACCGTTTCAACTACGTGGGCCGCGTCTACCACGGCAGGAAGGCGCTGCCCCGCGAGGAGCGCTGGCGGCTCTACCGCGACGAGAAGATCCGGGCGGCCTCCCCTCGCTATGCGTGGATCGATACGCTCTTCGCGCTGCCGGAGGCGTCGATCTACGCGGAGATCATCGAGCTCCTCGAGCCAGCGAGGCGCCTCGATTACGGCAAGCTCTACGACGACATCCGGGAAGCCATCGACACGGTCCACCGTGACGGCTCGCTCAAGTCCGAGATCCAGAAAGATCTGGACGGCTTCGTGGTTCGGGATCCCGAGCTGGGCCCCGCGCTGCACAAGTTGCGCTCGAGCGGCAAGAAGCTCTTCCTCCTCACCAACTCGCTCTGGGATTACACCTCCGCGGTGATGACCCACCTCCTCGACGGCGTGCTCCCGGAGTACCCGTCGTGGCGCGCGTACTTCGAATACGTGCTGGTCGGCGGAGCGAAGCCGCGGTTCTTCACCGAGAGCCACCCTCTCCTCGAGCTCGATCCCGGCGGTGGCGTGATCGGCAAGGCCGAGGCCCTGGAGAAGGGAAAGGCCTACCAGGGAGGCAACCTCGTCGACTTCGAGAAGATGATGGGGATCGGCGGGGAGAAGATCCTCTACGTCGGCGATCACATCTACGGCGACATCGTGAGATCGAAGAAGAGCTCGCTGTGGCGGACCTGCATGGTGGTCGAGGAGCTCGAGGTCGAGCTCGAGCACCTGATGAGGCACGCAGACGAGCTGGGGACGCTCGCCGCCGAAGAGCGCCGGCAGGCGAGCCTCGAGGATGACCTGAACCTCGAGAGGAGCCGTCTGAACGCCCTGGACCGGCGGCTCATCCACGGAGATCTCGAGGGCGAGCCGCGCGAGGCGCTCGAGAGGACGCGCGCCGAGTCGAAGCGAAGCATGGAGCAACTCCGTCGCTCGATCCGCGAGACCTCCGAGACCGTCTCGCGGCTGTCGGGGCTGATCGACGAAGGCTTCAACCGCTATTGGGGCCTGACGTTCAAGGAAGGGCCGGAGAACAGCCGCTTCGGGGAGCAGATCGAAGACTACGCCTGCATCTACACCAGCCGTGTCTCGAACCTGCTCTTCAGCTCGCCGATGCAGTACTTCCGGGCGCCCCGGGCGCTCATGCCACACGAGGTGGGCCTGGGGACGTTCTCGGTCTACGGCACCGACGACCGGCGCCCCGGGGATCGACTGGGAGGCGACTACGGCGCTTGA
- a CDS encoding ABC transporter substrate-binding protein has protein sequence MAWIVALAIAFAGCTRDRDPHDRDGRRVFRVGVMPNMTHAPGLLGFQSGLFRERLGNDVVVKDRVFTAGPSVIEALFAGDLDVAYIGPNPAVNGYFRSNGKALRLIAGAASGGAALVVKPRIHGPQDLVGEKVASPAIANTQDVSLRFWLRDYGLKAKSAGGNVEVLPVTPADIFSLFGRDRLAAAWVPEPWVSRLVLEAGGVVLVDERSLWPDGKFPTTVVIASTDALKARPDLVDRFLAANREAIRRLQEDPGPSRSQVQQWLNDKGKKLRPDVVKRAFDNITFTDDPLFPQIQVLARRAVVLGDLPTDEGIEGIRSPP, from the coding sequence GTGGCCTGGATCGTCGCGCTGGCGATCGCCTTCGCCGGCTGCACCCGCGATCGGGATCCGCACGATCGGGATGGCAGGCGGGTCTTCCGCGTGGGCGTCATGCCCAACATGACACATGCTCCCGGCTTGCTCGGATTCCAGAGCGGGCTGTTCCGCGAGCGGCTCGGCAACGACGTCGTGGTGAAGGACCGGGTCTTTACGGCCGGGCCGTCCGTTATCGAGGCTCTCTTCGCCGGCGACCTCGACGTTGCCTACATCGGACCCAACCCGGCGGTGAACGGCTACTTCCGCAGCAATGGAAAGGCGCTGCGGCTCATCGCGGGCGCCGCCTCCGGCGGGGCGGCCCTGGTGGTCAAACCGAGGATCCACGGCCCGCAGGATCTCGTCGGCGAGAAGGTTGCGTCACCCGCGATCGCCAACACCCAGGACGTCTCGCTGCGCTTCTGGCTTCGGGATTACGGCTTGAAGGCCAAGAGCGCGGGCGGCAACGTCGAGGTCCTGCCGGTCACGCCGGCCGACATCTTCTCGCTCTTCGGACGCGACAGGCTGGCGGCGGCGTGGGTTCCGGAGCCGTGGGTGAGCCGCCTCGTCCTCGAGGCGGGGGGCGTCGTCCTCGTCGACGAGCGCTCGCTCTGGCCCGACGGCAAGTTTCCCACCACCGTTGTCATCGCGTCGACGGACGCCCTCAAGGCCCGACCTGATCTGGTCGACCGCTTCCTCGCCGCGAACCGTGAGGCGATCCGGCGGCTCCAGGAGGATCCGGGGCCCTCGAGGAGCCAGGTCCAGCAATGGCTGAACGACAAAGGGAAGAAGCTCCGGCCCGACGTCGTGAAGCGTGCCTTCGACAACATCACGTTCACCGACGATCCGCTTTTCCCCCAGATCCAGGTGCTGGCGAGGCGAGCCGTCGTGTTGGGGGACCTGCCTACGGACGAGGGCATCGAGGGGATCCGGTCGCCCCCGTAG
- the rpsG gene encoding 30S ribosomal protein S7, which translates to MPRRREVEKRKILPDPKFNDRLVAKFMNDVMRDGKKSTAERIVYGAFDIVESKATGEEPLKLFKKALDNVKPVLEVKSRRVGGATYQVPVEVRQDRRVALGMRWLITFAASRGEKTMAEKLAGEILDAANNRGAAVKKREDTHKMAEANKAFSHYRW; encoded by the coding sequence ATGCCTCGCCGTCGTGAAGTAGAGAAGCGCAAGATTCTCCCGGACCCCAAGTTCAACGATCGCCTCGTCGCGAAGTTCATGAACGACGTGATGCGGGACGGCAAGAAGTCGACCGCCGAGCGGATCGTCTACGGCGCGTTCGACATCGTCGAGTCCAAGGCCACCGGTGAGGAGCCCCTCAAGCTCTTCAAGAAGGCCCTCGACAACGTCAAGCCGGTCCTCGAGGTGAAGAGCCGCCGAGTCGGTGGCGCCACCTACCAGGTCCCGGTCGAGGTTCGCCAGGACCGCCGGGTCGCCCTCGGCATGCGCTGGCTGATCACCTTCGCCGCCAGCCGCGGCGAGAAGACCATGGCCGAGAAGCTGGCCGGCGAGATCCTCGACGCGGCGAACAACCGCGGCGCCGCCGTGAAGAAGCGCGAGGACACCCACAAGATGGCAGAGGCCAACAAGGCCTTCTCGCACTATCGGTGGTAG
- a CDS encoding nitrilase-related carbon-nitrogen hydrolase codes for MTVVKAAAVQIAPVLYSREGTVEKVTRRIVELGRRGVQFATFPEAVVPYYPYFSFVQSGSEMRRGEDQQRLFEQAVTVPSAATHAIADACRQAEMVVSIGINERDGGTLYDTQLLFDADGTLLQRRRKIMPTHHERMIWGQGDGSGLRAVDSEVGRIGQLVCWEHYNPLARFALMADGEQIHSAMFPGSIFGDLFTSQIEVNIRQHALEAACFVLSASAWLTDEQQARIMEDSGCSIGPISGGCFTSIVDPDGQLMGDPLRSGEGAVVAELDLSLIDRRKQMMDSVGHYSRPELLSLLIDRTPAACVHERTVENVETHGASTVH; via the coding sequence ATGACCGTCGTCAAAGCGGCTGCCGTACAGATCGCTCCGGTCCTCTACAGCCGAGAGGGCACCGTAGAGAAGGTCACCCGGAGGATCGTCGAGCTCGGGCGGCGGGGTGTTCAATTCGCCACGTTCCCGGAGGCGGTCGTACCCTATTACCCCTATTTCTCCTTTGTGCAGTCGGGGAGTGAAATGAGGAGAGGGGAGGACCAGCAGCGGCTGTTCGAGCAGGCTGTGACCGTACCGTCGGCCGCCACTCACGCGATCGCGGACGCCTGCAGGCAAGCCGAAATGGTGGTATCCATCGGCATCAACGAACGCGACGGCGGCACCCTCTACGACACGCAACTGCTGTTCGATGCCGACGGCACTCTGCTCCAGCGTCGCCGCAAGATCATGCCGACGCATCACGAGCGCATGATCTGGGGACAAGGCGACGGTTCCGGGCTGAGAGCCGTCGACAGCGAGGTCGGGCGGATCGGTCAATTGGTGTGCTGGGAACATTACAATCCGCTCGCACGCTTCGCATTGATGGCCGATGGCGAACAGATTCATTCGGCGATGTTTCCAGGTTCGATCTTCGGCGACCTCTTCACCTCGCAGATCGAGGTCAATATTCGCCAACATGCCCTCGAAGCCGCTTGCTTCGTCCTGAGCGCCTCCGCGTGGCTGACCGACGAGCAGCAAGCGCGCATCATGGAGGACTCGGGGTGCAGCATCGGCCCGATCTCAGGTGGATGCTTCACTTCGATCGTCGATCCGGACGGACAATTGATGGGTGACCCTCTACGTTCCGGCGAAGGCGCCGTCGTTGCCGAGCTCGATTTATCTTTGATCGACAGACGCAAACAGATGATGGATTCGGTCGGGCACTACAGTCGCCCAGAGCTCTTGAGTCTGTTGATCGACCGAACGCCCGCCGCTTGCGTTCATGAGCGAACGGTCGAGAACGTCGAGACGCACGGCGCTTCGACCGTACATTGA
- a CDS encoding DUF302 domain-containing protein, translating into MPMPPYVSAYEGSRLEITLDVSHGEFTSALEGLMGRMDPAALDDLASLSPRAAKEKLSAFVGPLDFTLFQKLEHGALLTAFTGRAVRATTYVFGNALIAVQMTKHDARAGLYVPLRIFVHEIEHRRVLVTYDLPSATMAQFASPEIDAVARSLDEKVARLLKETIERTHAASMEGQDSTSP; encoded by the coding sequence ATGCCAATGCCACCCTATGTTTCCGCATACGAAGGGTCTCGTCTCGAGATCACACTCGACGTTTCGCACGGAGAGTTTACGAGCGCCCTCGAAGGGCTGATGGGACGGATGGACCCCGCCGCGCTCGACGATCTCGCGTCGCTGTCGCCGCGAGCCGCAAAGGAGAAGCTCTCGGCGTTCGTTGGGCCACTCGACTTCACGTTGTTTCAGAAGCTCGAACATGGCGCTCTCCTCACAGCCTTCACCGGCAGGGCGGTGCGCGCTACCACCTACGTCTTCGGCAACGCGCTGATCGCCGTTCAGATGACGAAGCATGACGCCCGCGCTGGCCTCTACGTTCCATTGCGGATCTTCGTGCACGAAATCGAACACCGGCGCGTGTTGGTGACCTACGACCTGCCGTCGGCGACCATGGCGCAGTTCGCCTCGCCCGAGATCGACGCCGTCGCGCGGTCGCTCGACGAGAAGGTCGCACGGCTGCTCAAAGAGACCATCGAGCGCACGCACGCAGCATCGATGGAGGGCCAGGACTCTACTTCGCCGTAG